One Actinoplanes missouriensis 431 DNA segment encodes these proteins:
- the mfd gene encoding transcription-repair coupling factor yields MQLAGLIPAALRDRGLARARDLARKGHVDSDSLDLTAPVSLRPFVVATVAGASENGGAQRPVLAVTATSREADDLADALGCLIEADRVAVFPSWETLPHERLSPRSDTVGKRLAVLRRLAHPGDSPLQVIVAPVRSLLQPQLKGLGDLEPVELVTGGGAELEEVARRLSDMAYARVDLVTKRGEFAVRGGILDVFPPTDEHPSRVEFWGDDVEEIRTFAVADQRTIEAVPRLWAPPCRELLLTPAVREKAAQLATQHPELAEILDKLAEGIPVEGMESLAPALLQGTDSMELLIDCMPAGTHVLLCDPERIRTRAHDLTRTSDEFLEASWAAAASGGQAPIDVGAVAFRSLGDVRAHAATLRQPWWTISPFGLADAAAEEALPWEDPSSAVEVSPDAGDAIALAAQPVPLYHGDTAKLAGDLDGWAKAGWAIALVFEGKGTAQRATELLRDAGLGVTPVDAIAKPIEDGQLLVTCGGLNHGFVDEASRLAVITGNDISGGRGASTKDMRKMPARRRNTIDPLELKTGDFVVHEQHGIGRYIELVQRTVNGADREYLVIEYAASKRGQPGDRLYVPTDQLDQLSRYVGGESPSLHKMGGADWQKSKARAKKAVKEIAAQLIQLYAARQASKGHSFGPDTPWQQELEDAFPYTETPDQMAAIVEVKHDMELQVPMDRLICGDVGYGKTEIAVRAAFKAVQDGKQVAVLVPTTLLAQQHFNTFTERMSQFPVQIKQLSRFQTPKEAALTLEQAADGTADIVIGTHRLLAKSTRFKNLGLIIVDEEQRFGVEHKEQLKALRASVDVLTMSATPIPRTLEMAITGIREMSTIATPPEERHPVLTYVGAQDDKQVAASIHRELLRDGQVFYLHNRVESIDRAARKLRELVPEARVAVAHGQMSEEQLEKVMVGFWEKEFDVLVCTTIVESGIDIPNANTLIVERADLLGLAQLHQIRGRVGRGRERAYAYFLYPREKPLTEHAHERLATIAQHTELGAGMYVAMKDLEIRGAGNLLGGEQSGHIEGVGFDLYVRMVGEAVSAFKGERPEEEPEVKIDLPVDAHLPTDYIAVERLRLEMYRKLAEARDETRLTEVVAEMTDRYGEPPAAVANLIAVARFRLVARAYGLTDVSMQGKHIRFSPLPLPDSKQMRLKRYHPDSVYKPAADQVSVPRPSTRRVGGEPLRDQALLEWCAQLLKDVLGDVPAPAVATR; encoded by the coding sequence ATGCAACTCGCCGGTCTCATTCCTGCCGCCCTGCGTGACCGCGGCCTGGCCCGCGCCCGCGACCTGGCCCGCAAGGGTCACGTCGACTCGGACTCGCTGGACCTCACCGCGCCCGTGTCACTGCGCCCGTTCGTGGTCGCGACGGTGGCCGGCGCCAGCGAGAACGGCGGCGCCCAGCGCCCGGTCCTCGCCGTCACCGCGACCTCCCGCGAGGCCGACGACCTGGCCGACGCCCTCGGTTGCCTGATCGAGGCCGACCGGGTCGCGGTCTTCCCGTCCTGGGAGACGCTGCCGCATGAGCGGCTCTCCCCGCGCTCCGACACGGTCGGCAAGCGGCTCGCCGTGCTGCGCCGGCTCGCGCACCCCGGCGACAGCCCGCTCCAGGTGATCGTCGCCCCGGTCCGCTCACTCCTGCAGCCGCAGCTCAAGGGCCTCGGCGATCTGGAGCCGGTGGAGCTCGTCACGGGCGGCGGGGCGGAGCTGGAGGAGGTGGCCCGGCGACTGTCCGACATGGCGTACGCGCGGGTGGACCTGGTGACCAAGCGCGGCGAGTTCGCGGTCCGCGGCGGCATCCTGGACGTCTTCCCGCCCACCGACGAGCACCCGTCCCGGGTCGAGTTCTGGGGCGACGACGTGGAGGAGATCCGCACCTTTGCGGTCGCCGACCAGCGCACCATCGAGGCGGTGCCGCGGCTCTGGGCGCCGCCCTGCCGCGAGCTGCTGCTCACCCCGGCGGTGCGGGAGAAGGCCGCGCAGCTCGCGACGCAGCATCCGGAGCTCGCCGAGATCCTGGACAAGCTGGCCGAGGGCATCCCGGTCGAGGGCATGGAGTCGCTGGCGCCGGCCCTGCTTCAGGGCACCGACAGCATGGAGCTGCTGATCGACTGCATGCCGGCCGGGACCCACGTGCTGCTCTGTGACCCCGAGCGGATCCGCACCAGGGCGCATGATCTCACCCGTACCTCCGATGAGTTCCTCGAAGCGTCGTGGGCCGCCGCCGCCTCCGGCGGGCAGGCACCCATCGATGTCGGCGCCGTCGCTTTCCGGAGTCTCGGCGATGTCCGGGCACACGCCGCCACCCTGCGGCAACCGTGGTGGACGATCTCCCCGTTCGGCCTGGCCGACGCGGCCGCCGAGGAGGCGCTGCCCTGGGAGGATCCGTCGTCGGCGGTGGAGGTCTCGCCGGACGCCGGGGACGCGATCGCGCTCGCCGCGCAGCCGGTGCCGCTGTACCACGGCGACACGGCGAAACTCGCCGGCGACCTGGACGGCTGGGCCAAAGCGGGCTGGGCGATCGCGCTGGTCTTCGAGGGCAAGGGGACCGCTCAGCGGGCCACCGAGCTGCTCCGCGACGCCGGTCTCGGCGTCACCCCGGTGGACGCGATCGCGAAACCGATCGAGGACGGCCAGCTGCTGGTCACCTGCGGCGGGCTCAACCACGGGTTCGTCGACGAGGCGTCCCGGCTCGCGGTGATCACCGGAAACGACATCTCCGGCGGCCGTGGCGCGTCCACGAAGGACATGCGCAAGATGCCGGCCCGGCGGCGCAACACGATCGACCCGCTGGAGCTCAAGACCGGCGACTTCGTGGTGCACGAGCAGCACGGCATCGGCCGCTACATCGAGCTGGTCCAGCGCACGGTCAACGGCGCCGACCGGGAGTACCTGGTCATCGAGTACGCCGCGTCCAAGCGCGGACAGCCCGGCGACCGGCTCTATGTGCCCACCGACCAGCTCGACCAGCTCTCCCGCTACGTCGGCGGCGAGTCGCCCAGCCTGCACAAGATGGGCGGCGCCGACTGGCAGAAGAGCAAGGCCCGGGCCAAGAAGGCGGTCAAGGAGATCGCCGCCCAGCTGATCCAGCTGTACGCCGCCCGGCAGGCCTCGAAGGGGCACTCGTTCGGCCCGGACACCCCGTGGCAGCAGGAGCTGGAGGACGCGTTCCCCTACACCGAGACGCCGGATCAGATGGCCGCGATCGTCGAGGTCAAGCACGACATGGAGCTCCAGGTCCCGATGGACCGGCTGATCTGCGGCGACGTCGGTTACGGCAAGACCGAGATCGCGGTGCGGGCCGCGTTCAAGGCGGTGCAGGACGGCAAGCAGGTCGCGGTGCTGGTGCCCACCACGCTCCTCGCCCAGCAGCACTTCAACACGTTCACCGAGCGGATGAGCCAGTTCCCGGTGCAGATCAAGCAGCTGTCCAGGTTCCAGACGCCGAAGGAGGCGGCACTCACGCTGGAGCAGGCCGCCGACGGCACCGCCGACATCGTGATCGGCACGCACCGGCTGCTCGCCAAGTCGACCCGGTTCAAGAACCTCGGCCTGATCATCGTGGACGAGGAGCAGCGGTTCGGTGTCGAGCACAAGGAGCAGCTCAAGGCGCTGCGGGCGTCGGTGGACGTGCTGACCATGTCGGCGACCCCGATCCCGCGGACCCTGGAGATGGCGATCACCGGCATCCGGGAGATGTCGACGATCGCCACCCCGCCGGAGGAACGGCACCCGGTGCTGACCTACGTCGGCGCGCAGGACGACAAGCAGGTCGCCGCCTCGATCCACCGCGAGCTGCTCCGCGACGGGCAGGTCTTCTACCTGCACAACCGGGTCGAGTCGATCGACCGCGCCGCCCGCAAGCTGCGGGAGCTGGTGCCCGAGGCCCGGGTCGCGGTGGCGCACGGTCAGATGAGCGAGGAGCAGCTCGAGAAGGTGATGGTCGGCTTCTGGGAGAAGGAGTTCGACGTCCTGGTCTGCACCACGATCGTCGAGTCCGGCATCGACATCCCGAACGCGAACACCCTGATCGTCGAGCGCGCCGACCTGCTCGGGCTGGCCCAGCTGCACCAGATCCGCGGCCGGGTCGGCCGGGGACGCGAGCGGGCGTACGCGTACTTCCTCTACCCCCGGGAGAAGCCGCTCACCGAGCACGCGCACGAGCGGCTCGCCACCATCGCCCAGCACACCGAGCTCGGCGCCGGCATGTACGTGGCGATGAAGGACCTGGAGATCCGCGGCGCCGGCAACCTGCTCGGCGGTGAGCAGTCCGGCCACATCGAGGGCGTCGGCTTCGACCTGTACGTGCGGATGGTCGGCGAGGCGGTGAGCGCGTTCAAGGGCGAGCGCCCCGAGGAGGAGCCCGAGGTCAAGATCGACCTGCCGGTCGACGCGCACCTGCCCACCGACTACATCGCGGTCGAGCGGCTGCGCCTGGAGATGTACCGCAAGCTGGCCGAGGCGCGCGACGAGACCCGGCTGACGGAGGTCGTCGCCGAGATGACCGACCGCTACGGCGAGCCGCCGGCCGCGGTCGCCAACCTGATCGCGGTGGCCCGGTTCCGGCTGGTGGCCCGGGCCTACGGTCTTACCGACGTCTCGATGCAGGGCAAGCACATCCGCTTCTCGCCGTTGCCGCTGCCCGACTCGAAGCAGATGCGGCTCAAGCGCTACCACCCCGACTCGGTCTACAAGCCGGCCGCCGACCAGGTCAGCGTGCCCCGGCCGAGCACCCGCCGGGTGGGCGGCGAGCCGCTGCGCGACCAGGCGCTGCTGGAGTGGTGCGCACAGCTGCTCAAGGACGTCCTCGGCGACGTGCCGGCACCCGCCGTGGCGACACGCTGA
- a CDS encoding nucleoside triphosphate pyrophosphohydrolase: MSRRIILLVTSPRLPAGLLTAEAWDAVRAFPVFAAAESEQAAALRTTGVTVTVLDTDAQGLLDAIGDRQAAVWLAGPGGDQAFARQLGLRLAREPQLAELELMYGSWDPPGARLLDAVTVMDRLVSPGGDPWKRAQTHQTLAPYLLEESYEAYDAIVSGDLAALREELGDVLLQVVLHARLAEEQPDGHGWNIDDVAGGLVEKMVRRNPHVFAGEQVKDIEEITANWERIKQAEKERESVLDGIALSQPALALTAKILHRVRRSGLTVPLPEAVDLGSSLLNVVAEAREAGLDPEAELRKAALAYADAVRAAENVGPAE; encoded by the coding sequence TTGAGCCGCCGGATCATCCTGCTCGTCACGTCGCCGCGGCTGCCGGCCGGGCTGCTCACCGCCGAGGCGTGGGACGCGGTGCGCGCGTTCCCGGTCTTCGCCGCCGCGGAGAGCGAGCAGGCCGCGGCACTGCGGACGACAGGCGTGACGGTGACCGTGCTCGACACCGACGCCCAGGGCCTGCTGGACGCGATCGGGGATCGGCAGGCCGCCGTCTGGCTCGCCGGTCCCGGCGGTGACCAGGCGTTCGCCCGGCAGCTCGGGTTGCGGCTGGCCCGGGAGCCGCAGCTGGCCGAGCTGGAGCTGATGTACGGCTCCTGGGACCCGCCCGGCGCGCGGCTGCTCGACGCGGTCACCGTGATGGACCGGCTGGTCTCGCCCGGCGGCGACCCGTGGAAGCGGGCGCAGACGCATCAGACGCTCGCGCCCTACCTGCTGGAGGAGAGCTACGAGGCGTACGACGCGATCGTCTCGGGCGACCTGGCGGCGTTGCGTGAGGAGCTCGGTGACGTGCTGCTGCAGGTGGTGCTGCACGCGCGGCTCGCCGAGGAGCAGCCGGACGGCCACGGGTGGAACATCGACGACGTGGCCGGTGGACTGGTCGAGAAGATGGTGCGGCGCAATCCGCACGTCTTCGCCGGCGAGCAGGTCAAGGACATCGAGGAGATCACCGCCAACTGGGAGCGCATCAAACAGGCGGAGAAGGAGCGGGAGTCCGTCCTGGACGGCATCGCCCTGAGTCAGCCGGCGCTCGCGTTGACGGCCAAAATCCTTCATCGGGTACGGCGGAGCGGGCTGACCGTACCCCTGCCCGAAGCTGTTGATCTCGGGTCCTCGCTGCTGAACGTGGTGGCCGAAGCGCGCGAAGCGGGCCTGGACCCGGAGGCCGAGCTGCGGAAAGCGGCTCTCGCCTACGCCGACGCCGTGCGAGCGGCGGAAAACGTCGGTCCCGCCGAGTAG
- a CDS encoding DUF885 domain-containing protein, protein MAEFVPLAERIVDALLESDPATATYAGDHRFDDRLPDLSGSGVAGRVAMLRDAGDALSGVDPDGLGPEDQVDHAILSSLVERGAFELTDVREHEWNPLEHNPGPLLHALLSRPFAPAEERLTSLAGRLAAIPDALATARAVLRDVPRIHAETATGQFAGTAALIRDEVPGLLAEEPAMEDVVRPAADAALAALGEFDGWLRRLLETGEPGRDPRLGRRLWEARLWHTLDTELSAAEVLSRARADLERVGEELRVASAELVGGPATDETVRRALDTLAADHPDNASIVGLAKVTMDEATAFVREHDVVSLVDDPCVIEEMPEFARGVAVAYCDPPGPLETADVPTFYCIAPAPSDWPAERVRSFYREYNNHLIRNLTVHEAMPGHFLQLARSRRFRAATRVRSLGLSGPFIEGWAVYAEDVMAGLGFGGVPVRMQRLKMRLRTSINAIIDQLVHCEDLSEADAMELMTGRGFQEEGEAAGKWRRALLTSTQLSTYFVGYTEVAAIAAARPFGATPRAWHDAMLAHGSPPPRHLRTLLGV, encoded by the coding sequence ATGGCTGAGTTCGTGCCGCTCGCGGAGCGTATCGTCGACGCTCTCCTGGAGAGCGACCCCGCAACCGCGACCTATGCGGGTGACCACCGTTTCGACGACCGGCTGCCCGACCTGTCCGGGTCCGGGGTGGCCGGTCGAGTCGCGATGCTGCGCGACGCCGGTGACGCGCTCAGCGGCGTCGATCCCGACGGCCTCGGCCCGGAGGACCAGGTCGACCACGCGATCCTGAGCTCCCTCGTGGAGCGGGGCGCGTTCGAGCTGACCGACGTCCGAGAGCACGAGTGGAACCCGCTGGAGCACAATCCCGGCCCGCTGCTGCACGCGCTGCTGTCCCGCCCGTTCGCGCCGGCCGAGGAGCGCCTGACCAGCCTCGCCGGGCGGCTCGCCGCGATTCCCGACGCGCTCGCCACGGCCCGTGCGGTGCTGCGTGACGTGCCGCGCATCCACGCCGAGACGGCGACCGGGCAGTTCGCCGGCACCGCCGCGCTGATCCGTGACGAGGTGCCCGGCCTGCTCGCCGAGGAGCCGGCGATGGAGGACGTGGTGCGGCCCGCTGCCGACGCCGCGCTGGCCGCGCTCGGCGAGTTCGACGGCTGGCTGCGCAGGCTGCTCGAGACCGGCGAGCCGGGCCGTGACCCGCGCCTGGGCCGCCGGCTCTGGGAGGCGCGTCTCTGGCACACCCTGGACACCGAGCTCTCCGCGGCCGAGGTGCTCTCCCGCGCCCGCGCCGACCTGGAGCGGGTGGGCGAGGAGCTGCGGGTGGCCTCCGCCGAGCTGGTCGGCGGCCCGGCGACCGACGAGACGGTCCGCCGCGCGCTCGACACGCTCGCCGCGGATCACCCCGACAACGCCAGCATCGTGGGGCTGGCGAAGGTGACGATGGACGAGGCGACCGCGTTCGTCCGGGAGCACGACGTGGTGTCGCTCGTCGACGACCCGTGCGTGATCGAGGAGATGCCGGAGTTCGCCCGGGGCGTCGCGGTGGCCTACTGCGATCCACCCGGCCCGCTCGAGACGGCCGACGTGCCGACGTTCTACTGCATCGCCCCGGCCCCGTCGGACTGGCCGGCCGAGCGGGTGCGCAGCTTCTACCGGGAGTACAACAACCACCTGATCCGCAACCTGACGGTGCACGAGGCGATGCCGGGGCACTTCCTGCAGCTCGCGCGCTCCCGGCGGTTCCGGGCCGCGACGCGGGTCCGCTCGCTCGGGCTGTCCGGCCCGTTCATCGAGGGTTGGGCGGTCTACGCGGAGGATGTGATGGCCGGCCTCGGCTTCGGTGGCGTCCCGGTTCGGATGCAGCGGCTCAAGATGCGGCTGCGGACCAGCATCAACGCGATCATCGATCAGCTCGTGCACTGCGAGGACCTGTCCGAGGCCGACGCGATGGAGCTGATGACCGGGCGCGGCTTCCAGGAGGAGGGCGAGGCGGCCGGCAAGTGGCGTCGCGCGCTGCTGACGTCCACCCAGCTCTCGACGTACTTCGTGGGGTACACCGAGGTGGCGGCGATCGCGGCGGCCCGCCCGTTCGGCGCGACGCCCCGCGCCTGGCACGACGCGATGCTGGCGCACGGCTCGCCGCCCCCGCGTCACCTGCGCACCCTGCTCGGGGTCTGA
- the eno gene encoding phosphopyruvate hydratase, with product MATIEAIVAREILDSRGNPTVEVEVGLDDGTVGRAAVPSGASTGAFEALELRDGDKGRYLGKGVEKAVANIEDKIADELIGYEASEQRLIDQKMLDLDGTDTKSELGANAILGVSLAVAKAAALSAELPLFRYVGGPNAAVLPVPMMNIVNGGAHADSNVDVQEFMIAPIGAPTFREALRTGAEVYHALKSVLKKKGLSTGLGDEGGFAPNLPANAAALDLIAEAVQAAGFTLGTDIVLAMDVAATEFYKDGSYVFEGTPKSTDEMIAYYAKLAADYPIVSIEDPLSEDDWAGWSAMTAELGTKLQIVGDDLFVTNPQRIARGIAESAGNAVLVKVNQIGSLTETLDAVDMAHRAGFKTMMSHRSGETEDTTIADLAVAVGSGQIKTGAPARSDRVAKYNQLLRIEEQLEGAARYAGAGAFPRYRVG from the coding sequence ATGGCCACCATTGAAGCGATCGTCGCCCGCGAGATCCTCGATTCCCGGGGCAACCCCACCGTCGAGGTCGAGGTCGGCCTGGACGACGGCACGGTCGGCCGCGCCGCGGTGCCCTCCGGCGCCTCCACCGGCGCGTTCGAGGCGCTCGAGCTGCGTGACGGCGACAAGGGCCGCTACCTGGGCAAGGGCGTCGAGAAGGCCGTCGCGAACATCGAGGACAAGATCGCGGACGAGCTGATCGGTTACGAGGCGAGCGAGCAGCGCCTGATCGACCAGAAGATGCTCGACCTGGACGGCACCGACACCAAGTCGGAGCTGGGCGCCAACGCGATCCTCGGCGTGTCGCTCGCCGTGGCGAAGGCCGCCGCGCTCTCCGCCGAGCTGCCGCTGTTCCGCTACGTCGGCGGCCCGAACGCCGCGGTCCTGCCGGTGCCGATGATGAACATCGTCAACGGTGGCGCCCACGCCGACTCGAACGTCGACGTGCAGGAATTCATGATCGCCCCGATCGGCGCGCCGACCTTCCGCGAGGCGCTGCGGACCGGCGCCGAGGTCTACCACGCGCTCAAGAGCGTGCTGAAGAAGAAGGGCCTCTCGACCGGCCTGGGCGACGAGGGCGGCTTCGCGCCGAACCTGCCGGCCAACGCCGCCGCGCTGGACCTGATCGCCGAGGCCGTCCAGGCCGCCGGCTTCACCCTCGGCACCGACATCGTCCTGGCCATGGACGTCGCCGCGACCGAGTTCTACAAGGACGGGTCGTACGTCTTCGAGGGCACCCCGAAGTCGACCGACGAGATGATCGCCTACTACGCGAAGCTCGCCGCCGACTACCCGATCGTCTCGATCGAGGACCCGCTGTCCGAGGACGACTGGGCCGGCTGGAGCGCGATGACCGCCGAGCTCGGCACCAAGCTGCAGATCGTCGGCGACGACCTGTTCGTCACCAACCCGCAGCGCATCGCCCGTGGCATCGCCGAGAGCGCCGGCAACGCGGTGCTGGTCAAGGTGAACCAGATCGGTTCGCTCACCGAGACCCTGGACGCCGTCGACATGGCGCACCGGGCCGGCTTCAAGACCATGATGTCGCACCGGTCCGGCGAGACCGAGGACACCACGATCGCCGACCTGGCGGTGGCGGTCGGCAGCGGCCAGATCAAGACCGGCGCCCCGGCCCGTTCCGACCGCGTCGCGAAGTACAACCAGCTGCTGCGCATCGAGGAGCAGCTGGAAGGCGCCGCCCGGTACGCCGGTGCGGGCGCGTTCCCGCGTTACCGCGTCGGCTGA
- a CDS encoding FtsB family cell division protein: MTQRRLPSGQGPARRPSAARRSPTSGARATTGTKARTRNTGPVRAPSSRRTPGNDGGEAAKRTDAPRPRALTGRATILIAVIVALALAYTYPLRTYLDQETQIAQMEQSQAKQRETIADTAKELEKWQDDEYLRIQAREKYFYVRPGETPLLVYPDPEGAARDADEKAPAAAPDRWYDTLWSSVQAANAEPAN; this comes from the coding sequence ATGACACAGCGTCGCCTGCCGAGCGGGCAGGGCCCGGCCCGCCGTCCCAGCGCCGCCCGGCGGTCTCCCACGTCCGGCGCCCGGGCCACCACAGGAACGAAGGCCAGGACGCGCAACACCGGACCGGTCCGGGCGCCGTCGTCACGGCGTACCCCCGGAAATGACGGCGGCGAAGCCGCCAAGCGCACCGACGCACCGCGCCCGCGCGCGCTGACCGGCCGGGCCACCATCCTGATCGCGGTGATCGTCGCTCTCGCGCTGGCCTACACCTATCCACTGCGCACGTACCTCGATCAGGAGACGCAGATCGCGCAGATGGAGCAGAGCCAGGCCAAGCAGCGGGAGACGATCGCGGACACCGCCAAGGAGCTGGAGAAATGGCAGGACGACGAGTACCTGCGGATCCAGGCCCGGGAGAAATACTTCTACGTCCGTCCCGGTGAGACACCGCTGCTGGTCTATCCCGATCCGGAAGGCGCCGCTCGCGACGCCGACGAGAAAGCGCCGGCGGCCGCTCCGGACCGCTGGTACGACACGCTGTGGAGCAGCGTCCAAGCCGCGAATGCGGAGCCCGCGAACTGA
- a CDS encoding DUF501 domain-containing protein: protein MSEAPTPADLEIVAAQLGRPPRGTRAVAHRCPCGNPDVVETAPRLDDGTPFPTLFYLTCPHATAACSRLESAGVMRDMQERLSTDPELAKRYQAAHEDYLERRTAIEDVPEIAHVSAGGMPDRVKCLHVHLGHALAAGPGVNPFGDEVRDAIGPYWSGGSCVASAPSS from the coding sequence ATGTCTGAAGCACCAACCCCCGCTGATCTCGAGATCGTCGCGGCCCAGCTGGGCCGTCCTCCGCGTGGCACCCGCGCCGTCGCGCACCGCTGCCCGTGCGGCAACCCGGACGTGGTGGAGACCGCACCCCGCCTCGACGACGGCACGCCGTTCCCCACGCTCTTCTACCTGACCTGCCCGCACGCCACCGCCGCGTGCAGCCGCCTGGAGTCGGCCGGCGTGATGCGGGACATGCAGGAACGGCTCAGCACCGACCCGGAGCTGGCGAAGCGGTACCAGGCGGCGCACGAGGACTATCTGGAGCGGCGGACCGCCATCGAGGACGTGCCGGAGATCGCGCACGTCTCCGCCGGTGGGATGCCCGACCGCGTGAAGTGCCTGCACGTCCACCTCGGGCACGCGCTCGCCGCCGGACCGGGTGTGAACCCGTTCGGCGACGAGGTGCGGGACGCGATCGGGCCGTACTGGTCCGGCGGTTCCTGCGTCGCTTCTGCTCCGAGCTCATGA
- a CDS encoding amino-acid N-acetyltransferase, with protein MIIRRARTGDVKAVRALVDAYTSDRRLLSKATVTLYESVQEFWVAADEDDTIVGCGALHVMWEDLAEIRTVAVDPSRRGQKIGHKIVTALLDQARELGVRRVFCLTFETRFFGSFGFTEIDGAPVPHSVYEQLLRSYDEGVAEFLDLERVKPNTLGNKRMLLHL; from the coding sequence ATGATCATCCGTCGCGCTCGCACCGGTGACGTCAAGGCCGTCCGGGCCCTGGTGGACGCCTACACCAGCGACCGGCGGCTGCTGAGCAAGGCGACGGTCACGCTCTACGAGTCGGTGCAGGAGTTCTGGGTCGCCGCCGACGAGGACGACACGATCGTCGGCTGCGGCGCCCTGCACGTCATGTGGGAGGACCTCGCCGAGATCCGTACGGTCGCGGTCGACCCGTCCCGGCGCGGACAGAAGATCGGCCACAAGATCGTCACCGCGCTGCTCGACCAGGCGCGCGAACTCGGCGTCCGCCGCGTCTTCTGTCTCACCTTCGAGACCCGCTTCTTCGGCTCCTTCGGGTTCACCGAGATCGACGGGGCGCCGGTGCCGCACTCGGTCTACGAGCAGCTGCTGCGTTCCTACGACGAGGGTGTCGCGGAGTTCCTCGATCTCGAGCGGGTCAAGCCCAACACGTTGGGAAACAAAAGGATGTTGTTGCACCTATGA
- a CDS encoding Ppx/GppA phosphatase family protein, protein MRVAAIDCGTNAIRLLIADVSDGKLVDVARRMEIVRLGEGVDRTGLLAPAAIERTRTALLGYAAEIAELGVTRVRMCATSATRDAGNAQDFRDMVRGVLGIDPEVITGEEEATLSFLGAVQGLDVPGPYLVFDLGGGSTEFVTGTTGVEHAISMDIGCVRMTERHLHSDPPTPAEIAAASDDITKAVDTALAAVGSSQARTLVGLAGTVTTVAAIALDLPGYDSARIHHSRIDTADVARVTADLLRMTVAERRALPVMHPGRADVIGAGALIEQIIVERSGHESVIASEHDILDGIAFGLANP, encoded by the coding sequence ATGAGAGTTGCTGCGATCGACTGCGGGACGAACGCGATTCGCCTGCTCATCGCCGACGTGTCCGACGGCAAGCTGGTCGACGTCGCTCGCCGGATGGAGATCGTCCGGCTGGGGGAGGGCGTCGACCGTACCGGCCTGCTCGCCCCCGCCGCGATCGAGCGCACCCGCACGGCGCTGCTCGGCTACGCCGCCGAGATCGCCGAACTGGGCGTCACCCGGGTCCGCATGTGCGCCACCTCGGCCACCCGCGACGCGGGGAACGCGCAGGACTTCCGCGACATGGTCCGCGGCGTCCTCGGCATCGACCCGGAAGTGATCACCGGCGAGGAGGAGGCGACGCTCTCCTTCCTCGGAGCGGTGCAGGGCCTCGACGTGCCCGGCCCCTACCTCGTCTTCGACCTGGGCGGCGGCTCCACCGAGTTCGTGACCGGCACGACCGGCGTCGAGCACGCCATCTCGATGGACATCGGCTGTGTCCGGATGACCGAACGCCACCTGCACAGCGACCCGCCCACGCCCGCCGAGATCGCCGCCGCCTCCGACGACATCACGAAGGCGGTGGACACGGCGCTCGCCGCTGTCGGCTCCTCGCAAGCCAGGACTCTGGTCGGTCTGGCCGGGACGGTCACGACCGTCGCGGCCATCGCTCTCGATCTTCCCGGGTACGACTCCGCGCGCATCCACCACAGCCGGATCGACACTGCCGACGTGGCGAGGGTGACGGCTGACCTGCTGAGGATGACTGTCGCGGAGCGGCGCGCCCTGCCGGTGATGCACCCGGGCCGGGCCGATGTGATCGGCGCGGGGGCGCTGATCGAGCAGATCATCGTGGAGCGCTCGGGGCACGAGTCGGTGATCGCCTCAGAGCACGACATCCTCGACGGCATAGCCTTCGGCCTCGCCAACCCCTGA
- a CDS encoding PadR family transcriptional regulator, whose product MDPTQLLKGVLDLAVLAVLKDEDGYGYDILRRLRAAGLEDVGDASVYGTLRRLFSSGLLNSYVVPSDEGPHRKYYALNAAGRAELQRSGKIWQGFASIMDDLLREQRGTA is encoded by the coding sequence GTGGATCCGACCCAGCTGCTCAAAGGCGTGCTAGACCTAGCCGTCCTGGCTGTCCTGAAAGACGAGGACGGCTACGGCTACGACATCCTGCGACGCCTCCGTGCCGCCGGCCTCGAGGATGTCGGCGACGCCTCGGTCTACGGCACGCTGCGCCGCCTCTTCAGCAGCGGCCTGCTGAACAGCTACGTGGTGCCCAGCGACGAGGGCCCGCACCGGAAGTACTACGCCCTCAACGCGGCCGGCCGTGCGGAGTTGCAGCGGTCCGGCAAGATCTGGCAGGGCTTCGCATCGATCATGGATGATCTTCTTCGCGAGCAACGGGGGACGGCGTGA